One Cicer arietinum cultivar CDC Frontier isolate Library 1 chromosome 8, Cicar.CDCFrontier_v2.0, whole genome shotgun sequence DNA segment encodes these proteins:
- the LOC101497820 gene encoding uncharacterized protein isoform X2, which produces MIKKTPTLSSYMKLPFHFVLTTLFLLLLNHANSQSPQLYYNQEHKLLLNIKQYLQNQNQNPSFLSHWIPSNSNHCSWNEITCTNDSVTGITLSKINITKTIPPFICDLKNLTHVDFSFNFIPENNLVGRIPQDFEKLQSLTWLSLSLNSLSGEIPERLGLFRFLVDFRVFSNKLSGTIPTEFGRYSRLKTFVISSNSLVGNLPENLCYHGELLNLTVFENNLSGKLPESLGNCGSLLDLKIYNNEFSGTIPSGLWTSFKLSNFMVSNNKFTGVIPEKLSLKISRFEIGNNQFSGRIPNAVSAWTSIVVFDASKNLLNGSIPQELTSLPKLTTLLLNQNQLNGPIPSNIISWKSLVTLNLSQNQLSGQIPDEIGKLPVLSQLDLSENDLSGEIPSQFPRITNLNLSYNNLTGRIPSEFQNSIFATSFLANSGLCADTKVLNITLCTNFSLQRKNKGSSWSIGLTISLVIVALLLAFLVTFLIIKVFTKRKQGLDNSWKLISFQRLSFNESSIISSMTEHNIIGSGGYGTVYRVDVNGLGYVAVKKIWNNRKLDSKLISSFRAEVKILSNIRHNNIVRLMCCISNNDDCMLLVYEYLEKHSLDKWLHMKNKSSSSTSTLVQNVILDWPKRLKIAIGAAQGLSYMHHDCSPPIVHRDVKTSNILLDAQFNAKVADFGLARILIKPEELNTMSAVIGSFGYIAPEYVQTTRVSEKIDVFSFGVILLELTTGKEANYGDQHSSLSEWAWRQVLLGINVEELLDKDVMEGSYLDEMCTVFKLGVMCTATLPSSRPSMKEVLQLLLNFAEPLVYGEKKVGHYYDVDPLLKDSKSDTRLDVDDM; this is translated from the exons atgataaaaaaaacaccAACCTTATCATCATATATGAAACTACCATTTCACTTTGTTCTAACAACTTTGTTCCTATTATTATTAAACCATGCAAATTCTCAATCTCCTCAACTTTATTATAATCAAGAACATAAACTCTTATTAAACATTAAACAATaccttcaaaatcaaaatcaaaacccTTCTTTTCTTAGCCATTGGATTCCATCAAATTCCAATCACTGTTCTTGGAATGAAATTACTTGCACAAATGATTCTGTCACTGGAATCACTCTATCCAAAATCAACATCACAAAAACAATACCACCTTTCATTTGTGATCTCAAAAACCTTACACATGTTGATTTCAGCTTCAACTTCATCCCTG AGAATAATCTTGTAGGAAGAATACCACAGGATTTTGAGAAGCTTCAAAGTTTGACATGGTTGAGTTTGTCACTCAATAGTTTATCAGGTGAAATACCAGAAAGATTGGGCCTTTTTCGATTTCTTGTCGATTTTCGTGTGTTTTCCAATAAGTTATCAGGTACTATTCCTACTGAATTTGGTCGCTATTCGAGGCTGAAAACCTTTGTGATTTCATCGAATAGTCTTGTTGGAAATTTACCTGAAAATTTATGCTATCATGGTGAGTTACTTAATTTGacagtttttgaaaataatcttaGCGGCAAGTTGCCAGAATCGTTAGGAAATTGTGGTAGCTTGTTGGATTTGAAAATCTACAACAATGAGTTTTCTGGTACTATTCCTAGTGGTCTTTGGACATCTTTCAAATTGTCAAATTTCATGGTAAGTAATAACAAATTCACCGGCGTGATTCCGGAAAAGTTGTCTTTAAAAATTTCGCGGTTCGAGATAGGTAACAATCAATTTTCGGGTAGAATTCCAAATGCAGTGTCTGCATGGACTAGTATAGTAGTTTTTGATGCAAGTAAGAATTTGTTAAATGGAAGTATTCCACAAGAGTTAACATCACTTCCAAAGTTAACAACTCTTTTGCTTAATCAAAATCAACTCAATGGTCCAATTccatcaaatattatatcatgGAAATCCTTAGTGACTCTTAATTTGAGCCAAAATCAACTTTCCGGTCAAATTCCTGATGAAATTGGAAAATTACCTGTCCTTAGTCAACTTGATTTGTCAGAAAATGATCTTTCTGGAGAAATTCCTTCTCAATTTCCTAGAATCACCAATCTTAATCTGTCATATAATAATTTGACCGGTCGAATTCCGAgtgagtttcaaaattcaatttttgcaACAAGCTTTTTGGCAAATTCTGGTCTTTGTGCTGATACAAAAGTGCTTAACATCACTTTGTGCACAAATTTTAGTCttcaaaggaaaaacaaaggatcATCATGGTCTATTGGTTTGACCATAAGCCTTGTGATAGTAGCTTTGTTATTAGCTTTTTTGGTTACTTTCTTGATTATCAAAGTTTTCACGAAAAGGAAGCAAGGTTTGGATAATTCATGGAAGCTTATATCCTTTCAGAGGCTAAGTTTCAACGAATCAAGCATCATTTCGTCGATGACAGAACATAATATTATTGGCAGCGGTGGTTACGGTACAGTATACCGAGTCGACGTCAACGGTTTAGGTTATGTTGCTGTGAAAAAGATATGGAATAACAGAAAGTTAGACAGTAAACTCATAAGCTCGTTTCGCGCGGAAGTAAAAATACTAAGCAATATTCGTCATAACAACATTGTGAGATTGATGTGTTGTATATCTAATAATGATGATTGTATGCTTCTTGTGTATGAGTATTTGGAAAAACATAGTTTAGATAAGTGGCTGCACATGAAGAATAAgtcatcatcatcaacatcaaCTTTGGTGCAAAATGTGATTCTTGATTGGCCAAAGAGGTTGAAAATAGCAATTGGTGCTGCTCAAGGTTTGAGCTATATGCATCATGATTGTTCACCACCTATTGTTCATAGAGATGTTAAAACAAGTAACATACTTTTGGATGCTCAATTCAATGCAAAAGTTGCTGATTTTGGACTTGCTAGGATTTTAATCAAACCTGAGGAACTTAACACAATGTCAGCTGTGATTGGCTCATTTGGCTACATTGCTCCAG AATATGTTCAAACAACAAGAGTAAGTGAAAAGATTGATGTGTTTAGCTTTGGAGTTATCCTATTGGAACTAACAACTGGTAAAGAAGCTAACTATGGAGATCAACACTCGTCGCTTTCAGAGTGGGCGTGGCGACAAGTTTTGTTAGGAATCAATGTAGAAGAGTTGTTAGACAAAGATGTTATGGAAGGTAGTTACTTGGATGAAATGTGTACAGTTTTCAAACTTGGTGTCATGTGTACTGCAACATTGCCTTCTAGTAGACCTTCAATGAAAGAAGTGTTGCAGCTATTGCTTAACTTTGCAGAACCATTAGTTTATGGAGAGAAGAAAGTTGGCCACTACTATGATGTTGATCCTCTTCTTAAGGATTCAAAAAGTGACACTAGGTTGGATGTTGATGATATGTAA
- the LOC101497820 gene encoding uncharacterized protein isoform X1 — translation MIKKTPTLSSYMKLPFHFVLTTLFLLLLNHANSQSPQLYYNQEHKLLLNIKQYLQNQNQNPSFLSHWIPSNSNHCSWNEITCTNDSVTGITLSKINITKTIPPFICDLKNLTHVDFSFNFIPGDFPKIFYNCSKLVSLDLSMNNFDGMIPNDIGNLSSNLQYLNLSSTNFAGGVPDGIGKLRELKEFRVQYCLLNGSVSDEIGNLLNLEYFDISSNAMLPSWNFPLSLTKLKKLKLFYVYGSNLVGEIPENIGDMVSLEKLDMSQNGLIGEIPSGLFLLKNLSVLFLYKNNLSGEIPNVIEALNLTQLDLAENNLVGRIPQDFEKLQSLTWLSLSLNSLSGEIPERLGLFRFLVDFRVFSNKLSGTIPTEFGRYSRLKTFVISSNSLVGNLPENLCYHGELLNLTVFENNLSGKLPESLGNCGSLLDLKIYNNEFSGTIPSGLWTSFKLSNFMVSNNKFTGVIPEKLSLKISRFEIGNNQFSGRIPNAVSAWTSIVVFDASKNLLNGSIPQELTSLPKLTTLLLNQNQLNGPIPSNIISWKSLVTLNLSQNQLSGQIPDEIGKLPVLSQLDLSENDLSGEIPSQFPRITNLNLSYNNLTGRIPSEFQNSIFATSFLANSGLCADTKVLNITLCTNFSLQRKNKGSSWSIGLTISLVIVALLLAFLVTFLIIKVFTKRKQGLDNSWKLISFQRLSFNESSIISSMTEHNIIGSGGYGTVYRVDVNGLGYVAVKKIWNNRKLDSKLISSFRAEVKILSNIRHNNIVRLMCCISNNDDCMLLVYEYLEKHSLDKWLHMKNKSSSSTSTLVQNVILDWPKRLKIAIGAAQGLSYMHHDCSPPIVHRDVKTSNILLDAQFNAKVADFGLARILIKPEELNTMSAVIGSFGYIAPEYVQTTRVSEKIDVFSFGVILLELTTGKEANYGDQHSSLSEWAWRQVLLGINVEELLDKDVMEGSYLDEMCTVFKLGVMCTATLPSSRPSMKEVLQLLLNFAEPLVYGEKKVGHYYDVDPLLKDSKSDTRLDVDDM, via the exons atgataaaaaaaacaccAACCTTATCATCATATATGAAACTACCATTTCACTTTGTTCTAACAACTTTGTTCCTATTATTATTAAACCATGCAAATTCTCAATCTCCTCAACTTTATTATAATCAAGAACATAAACTCTTATTAAACATTAAACAATaccttcaaaatcaaaatcaaaacccTTCTTTTCTTAGCCATTGGATTCCATCAAATTCCAATCACTGTTCTTGGAATGAAATTACTTGCACAAATGATTCTGTCACTGGAATCACTCTATCCAAAATCAACATCACAAAAACAATACCACCTTTCATTTGTGATCTCAAAAACCTTACACATGTTGATTTCAGCTTCAACTTCATCCCTGGTGATTTTCCCAAAATTTTCTATAATTGTTCAAAGTTGGTTTCTTTAGATCTTTCTATGAACAATTTTGATGGTATGATTCCTAATGATATTGGAAATTTGAGTTCAAATTTGCAATATCTTAACCTTAGTTCAACAAATTTTGCTGGTGGTGTTCCTGATGGGATTGGAAAGTTAAGGGAATTGAAAGAATTTAGGGTTCAATATTGTTTGTTGAATGGTAGTGTTAGTGATGAGATTGGTAATTTGTTGAATCTTGAGTACTTTGATATTTCTTCTAATGCTATGTTACCTTCTTGGAATTTTCCTTTGagtttgaccaagttgaaaaaattgaaacttttttatGTTTATGGATCTAATTTGGTTGGTGAAATACCTGAAAATATTGGTGATATGGTTTCTTTGGAGAAATTGGATATGTCACAAAATGGTTTAATTGGTGAAATTCCTAGTGGTTTATTCTTGTTGAAGAATTTGAGTGTACTTTTTCTTTACAAGAATAATCTTTCTGGTGAGATACCTAATGTGATTGAAGCATTGAATTTGACTCAACTTGATCTTGCAGAGAATAATCTTGTAGGAAGAATACCACAGGATTTTGAGAAGCTTCAAAGTTTGACATGGTTGAGTTTGTCACTCAATAGTTTATCAGGTGAAATACCAGAAAGATTGGGCCTTTTTCGATTTCTTGTCGATTTTCGTGTGTTTTCCAATAAGTTATCAGGTACTATTCCTACTGAATTTGGTCGCTATTCGAGGCTGAAAACCTTTGTGATTTCATCGAATAGTCTTGTTGGAAATTTACCTGAAAATTTATGCTATCATGGTGAGTTACTTAATTTGacagtttttgaaaataatcttaGCGGCAAGTTGCCAGAATCGTTAGGAAATTGTGGTAGCTTGTTGGATTTGAAAATCTACAACAATGAGTTTTCTGGTACTATTCCTAGTGGTCTTTGGACATCTTTCAAATTGTCAAATTTCATGGTAAGTAATAACAAATTCACCGGCGTGATTCCGGAAAAGTTGTCTTTAAAAATTTCGCGGTTCGAGATAGGTAACAATCAATTTTCGGGTAGAATTCCAAATGCAGTGTCTGCATGGACTAGTATAGTAGTTTTTGATGCAAGTAAGAATTTGTTAAATGGAAGTATTCCACAAGAGTTAACATCACTTCCAAAGTTAACAACTCTTTTGCTTAATCAAAATCAACTCAATGGTCCAATTccatcaaatattatatcatgGAAATCCTTAGTGACTCTTAATTTGAGCCAAAATCAACTTTCCGGTCAAATTCCTGATGAAATTGGAAAATTACCTGTCCTTAGTCAACTTGATTTGTCAGAAAATGATCTTTCTGGAGAAATTCCTTCTCAATTTCCTAGAATCACCAATCTTAATCTGTCATATAATAATTTGACCGGTCGAATTCCGAgtgagtttcaaaattcaatttttgcaACAAGCTTTTTGGCAAATTCTGGTCTTTGTGCTGATACAAAAGTGCTTAACATCACTTTGTGCACAAATTTTAGTCttcaaaggaaaaacaaaggatcATCATGGTCTATTGGTTTGACCATAAGCCTTGTGATAGTAGCTTTGTTATTAGCTTTTTTGGTTACTTTCTTGATTATCAAAGTTTTCACGAAAAGGAAGCAAGGTTTGGATAATTCATGGAAGCTTATATCCTTTCAGAGGCTAAGTTTCAACGAATCAAGCATCATTTCGTCGATGACAGAACATAATATTATTGGCAGCGGTGGTTACGGTACAGTATACCGAGTCGACGTCAACGGTTTAGGTTATGTTGCTGTGAAAAAGATATGGAATAACAGAAAGTTAGACAGTAAACTCATAAGCTCGTTTCGCGCGGAAGTAAAAATACTAAGCAATATTCGTCATAACAACATTGTGAGATTGATGTGTTGTATATCTAATAATGATGATTGTATGCTTCTTGTGTATGAGTATTTGGAAAAACATAGTTTAGATAAGTGGCTGCACATGAAGAATAAgtcatcatcatcaacatcaaCTTTGGTGCAAAATGTGATTCTTGATTGGCCAAAGAGGTTGAAAATAGCAATTGGTGCTGCTCAAGGTTTGAGCTATATGCATCATGATTGTTCACCACCTATTGTTCATAGAGATGTTAAAACAAGTAACATACTTTTGGATGCTCAATTCAATGCAAAAGTTGCTGATTTTGGACTTGCTAGGATTTTAATCAAACCTGAGGAACTTAACACAATGTCAGCTGTGATTGGCTCATTTGGCTACATTGCTCCAG AATATGTTCAAACAACAAGAGTAAGTGAAAAGATTGATGTGTTTAGCTTTGGAGTTATCCTATTGGAACTAACAACTGGTAAAGAAGCTAACTATGGAGATCAACACTCGTCGCTTTCAGAGTGGGCGTGGCGACAAGTTTTGTTAGGAATCAATGTAGAAGAGTTGTTAGACAAAGATGTTATGGAAGGTAGTTACTTGGATGAAATGTGTACAGTTTTCAAACTTGGTGTCATGTGTACTGCAACATTGCCTTCTAGTAGACCTTCAATGAAAGAAGTGTTGCAGCTATTGCTTAACTTTGCAGAACCATTAGTTTATGGAGAGAAGAAAGTTGGCCACTACTATGATGTTGATCCTCTTCTTAAGGATTCAAAAAGTGACACTAGGTTGGATGTTGATGATATGTAA